The Blautia hydrogenotrophica DSM 10507 genome window below encodes:
- a CDS encoding pyridoxal phosphate-dependent aminotransferase: MAEFTMTASNATGKGKPDPSFSSAGNAGTAIAKYGKENVTDATLGVLKDENGDFLSLPTVNKCYRELPANELMDYAPIPGLKDYLDAAIANAFKGHQPKGTYTGAVATPGGTGAIHHMIFNYVEKGQKFVIPNWHWGPYREIAEENEREWEMYQMFDENNEFSRKNLKDAVSKLLETQDSVMTIFNTPAHNPSGYTMTDEDWEDIMNFYRECAKKPNKKIIILWDMAYIDYAGDPDEVRSFLKYFEDLPENILLAVAYSMSKSFLVYGMRSGALIGVSSSKTVAEEFANVNTFSNRATWSNGSRGAQKMLAEITADPQLKASVDKERAQFSEMLANRAQIFIKEAAEENLKILPYEAGFFITIPAKDSAGLANKLAQNNIFVIPLKEGIRLALSAVPTDKVPGLAGKIKAVFAGHEA, encoded by the coding sequence ATGGCAGAATTTACCATGACAGCATCAAATGCTACTGGCAAGGGAAAACCAGATCCCAGTTTCAGTTCAGCAGGAAATGCAGGAACCGCGATTGCGAAGTACGGAAAAGAAAATGTGACGGATGCCACCTTAGGTGTGTTAAAGGATGAGAATGGAGATTTCTTATCTTTGCCTACCGTCAACAAATGTTATCGCGAGCTTCCGGCAAATGAACTGATGGATTACGCTCCAATTCCAGGATTAAAAGACTACTTGGATGCAGCGATTGCCAATGCGTTTAAAGGCCATCAGCCGAAAGGAACTTATACAGGCGCTGTGGCAACACCAGGAGGAACAGGTGCAATTCATCATATGATCTTTAACTATGTGGAAAAAGGCCAGAAGTTTGTGATTCCAAACTGGCACTGGGGACCATATCGTGAGATCGCCGAGGAAAATGAAAGAGAATGGGAAATGTATCAGATGTTCGATGAGAACAACGAGTTTTCCAGAAAGAACTTAAAAGATGCAGTTTCCAAGTTATTAGAGACACAAGACAGTGTCATGACCATTTTTAATACTCCGGCCCATAATCCATCTGGTTATACCATGACTGACGAGGATTGGGAAGACATTATGAACTTCTATCGTGAGTGCGCGAAAAAACCAAATAAGAAAATTATCATTCTGTGGGATATGGCATATATCGACTATGCAGGTGACCCAGATGAAGTGAGAAGTTTCTTAAAATACTTTGAAGATCTGCCGGAGAATATTTTATTGGCAGTGGCATACAGTATGTCAAAATCTTTCTTAGTATATGGAATGCGCTCAGGTGCACTGATTGGTGTGTCTTCTTCTAAGACAGTTGCAGAAGAGTTTGCAAACGTAAATACTTTCTCAAACCGTGCAACTTGGTCAAACGGAAGCCGCGGTGCACAGAAAATGCTGGCAGAGATTACAGCAGATCCGCAGTTGAAAGCAAGCGTGGACAAAGAGCGCGCACAGTTCAGCGAGATGCTGGCAAATCGTGCCCAAATCTTTATCAAGGAAGCAGCAGAGGAAAATTTAAAAATTCTTCCGTATGAGGCAGGATTTTTCATCACGATTCCTGCGAAGGATTCAGCCGGTCTGGCAAATAAGCTTGCGCAGAATAACATTTTCGTAATTCCGTTAAAAGAAGGAATTCGCTTAGCTTTGAGTGCTGTACCGACAGATAAGGTTCCGGGATTAGCAGGAAAAATCAAGGCGGTGTTTGCAGGACATGAAGCGTGA
- a CDS encoding sodium:solute symporter family protein, translated as MDHKMFIIVVVAIYFVVLLGIGFFTRNKNNEVDDFLVAGRNVGLVVGGFSIASVQIGAGIIVGGATDGSQFGVWPGMYYAIGCGLGCIIAGIFIAGRMREVEGVVPMDYFEARFGKYKVVRGWAWLSNVPSMLGIFISQLLACGSILSAFGLPFSGSVIICAVVILVSAVMGGMWSVAIGNTIQIIIIMVGIPVAAIAALVTLNNNGVPVGEVFAIPFIPDGLFSKFIYKVTPMLVSISVSYDAFLRYQAAKDVKTAKGACILGGVITIVVGFAASLVGAAGQAVFPGSDHSSIFAFTVSELLNPVLAAVVVTAVLAAAMSSGSGLLIGLGGSFSADLYRGVMHPDKEMSELPKAKVIAKVTVVVACIVGVLLSFKIDNLLDAIILFNYPYMGSVLVPLLGAVFYKGATVKGCFAAMGVGAVIGTGAFIGSFIGMNADLGLFVAYLGSLIALVAVSSFDSKKCPMITKRSKQV; from the coding sequence ATGGATCATAAAATGTTTATTATCGTAGTTGTTGCTATCTATTTTGTGGTTTTGTTAGGGATTGGTTTCTTCACGAGGAACAAGAATAATGAAGTGGATGATTTCCTGGTAGCAGGTCGTAATGTAGGGCTTGTGGTTGGCGGATTCTCCATCGCATCTGTACAGATTGGAGCAGGTATCATCGTTGGCGGTGCAACCGATGGATCTCAGTTTGGTGTATGGCCGGGAATGTATTATGCGATAGGCTGTGGTCTAGGATGTATTATTGCTGGTATTTTTATTGCAGGCCGTATGAGAGAGGTCGAAGGCGTTGTGCCGATGGACTATTTCGAGGCACGTTTTGGAAAGTATAAAGTAGTTCGTGGATGGGCATGGCTGAGTAATGTACCGTCTATGTTGGGTATCTTTATTTCCCAGTTGCTTGCTTGTGGAAGTATTTTGTCAGCGTTTGGTCTTCCGTTTTCTGGAAGTGTAATCATCTGTGCAGTAGTTATTTTGGTGTCTGCTGTTATGGGTGGAATGTGGTCAGTAGCCATCGGAAATACGATTCAGATTATCATCATTATGGTTGGTATTCCGGTTGCAGCGATTGCAGCACTGGTGACATTGAACAACAATGGTGTGCCGGTTGGAGAAGTTTTTGCAATTCCATTCATTCCAGATGGACTGTTTAGTAAATTTATCTACAAAGTAACTCCTATGTTGGTTTCTATTTCTGTTTCTTATGACGCATTCCTGCGTTATCAGGCAGCAAAAGATGTAAAGACCGCAAAGGGAGCTTGTATCTTAGGTGGAGTAATTACAATCGTTGTTGGATTTGCAGCTTCTTTGGTAGGTGCTGCAGGGCAGGCAGTGTTCCCAGGATCAGATCATAGCAGTATCTTTGCATTTACAGTATCTGAACTGTTGAATCCAGTACTGGCAGCAGTGGTAGTAACGGCTGTGTTGGCAGCGGCAATGTCTTCTGGTAGTGGATTGCTCATTGGACTTGGTGGATCTTTCTCTGCTGACTTGTACAGAGGTGTTATGCACCCGGATAAAGAAATGAGCGAGCTTCCGAAAGCAAAAGTAATCGCAAAAGTAACGGTGGTTGTTGCTTGTATCGTTGGTGTACTTCTCAGCTTCAAGATTGACAACTTGCTGGATGCTATTATTCTCTTTAACTATCCTTACATGGGATCTGTGTTGGTACCATTGTTGGGTGCAGTATTCTATAAAGGGGCTACCGTTAAAGGCTGTTTCGCTGCAATGGGTGTTGGAGCAGTCATTGGAACAGGAGCTTTCATTGGAAGTTTCATTGGCATGAATGCTGATTTAGGACTGTTTGTAGCATATCTTGGATCTTTAATCGCATTAGTAGCGGTTAGCTCATTTGATTCTAAGAAGTGCCCAATGATTACAAAGAGATCAAAACAAGTGTGA